The genomic window GCGCTGCCCGAATCGGTGGACGAAACCGGCGACCCCGTGTCTCCCTCTCCCCTGGCGGGCGATGCGACCACACCCACGGCCCCTGCATCCGATTCCGGCGGTGAAGGGACGACAGAACCGGTGGAGCTTCCCGCGCCTGCCGTTCCGGCCGTGGTCGCCGCATCCGGGCCTGCGATCCTGCCGGAGCCATCAGCTCCACCGCCGGCAGACGCCGTTCCGGCCATCAGCGCGTCCAGAGAGCTGGTTCCCAAGTCTGTGGAGACCGCTCCAGCGGTTTCAGCACCGGCATCCGTGCAGGCTCCTTCCGTACCGGCTGCCTCTGGCTTCTCGGACGATCTGGAGGAGGAGGTGTTCGCGCCCACCGCGCCGACTTCGGGGCCGGTGGTGGGCGATGTCCTGGACGGGTACCACCTGAACGAGGATCTGGGGCGCGGCTGGTTTATCGCCAGTCCCGTGGCGAGTGGCCCGAGCGTCGAGGTATACGCGCGGCCAGACCCGCTGTGGGCGACGCTGGCCCCACACCGGGCGCTGCCCCGCTTCTCGACCGCCGGAGCGTTGCATGTGCTGGAGCCGGTGGGCGGTGAGACCATAAAAGCCCCAGTAAACCCAGACGCCGCGCTGGCGCACCTCACGGAGCTGACCCGACTGCTGTTCGCGCTGGAGAAACAGGGGAACGCGGTGGTCGATCTGGAGCCCGACTCGCCACGGGTGACGCCGGGCGGCGTGCGCCTGCGCTTTCCGCCACGGGTGAGCCGCATGGGCGAACCGGCGGAGGTCGCCGTGCGCGAGGGCTTCACCCCGCCGGAGGTGCTGGCAGGTCAGGCGGTGGACGCCCGCAGCGGCGTGTACCTGCTGGGCGCGCTGCTGTATTCCTGGCTGACCGGCCGGACGCTGCCCGCCGAGGGGACGACCGGCGCGGTGCTGGACGGCGTGAGTGTGCCGGGCGTGCCGCAGCTTCTGCGCGGCATGCTCGCACCCGTGGAGGAACGGATGACTCCGGCGGAGGTGCTGGCCGCGCTGAAGACACTCACCACGCCGACCCTGCCGGCTTACCAGGTGGCGGCGGCCACGTCGGTGGGGCTGAACCCCGAGCGGCCCATGAACGAGGACAGTTACGGGTTCACGTGGCGGCAGCTCGGTCTGCATGGCGCGTCCACGCTGGTGCTGCGCGCCTGTGTGTCGGACGGCATGGGCGGCATGGCGGCGGGCGAGGTGGCGAGCGCCGCTGCGGTGGACGCCTTCCTGACTTCCGGCAAGGCCACACTTCCGGAGATGGTGTGGGACGCGAACGCGGCCGTGCTGACCGCCATGGCCGGGCGGGACGGCGGCTGCACCTTCAGCGGCGTGGAAGTGCGCGGCCCCCACCTTCAGCTGGGACACGTAGGCGACACGCGCGCATACGTGCGGCAGGCGGGCGTGGTGCGCCAGCTCAGCCGGGACCACTCGTACGTGGCCGCCATGGTCGCGTCCGGGCAGATGACGCCCGAGGAGGCGCAGAACAGTCCCGAACGGAATAAGGTACTCAGGTCGCTGGGCAGCCTGCGCGTCCCCCAGGAGAATTACGTGCAGACGCTGGAGCAGCCGATGGTCATGGGCGTGGGCGACCGCGTGCTGCTCGTCAGTGACGGCGTGTGGGGCGAGGTGCCGGACGAGGTGCTCATTCCGCTGCTGACCACCCTGCCCATCCAGCCGCTGGTGGATCGCCTGATCGCACTGGCCCTGGAGGCGGGTGCCCCGGACAATGCCACGGCGCTGGTGATCGAACGGGTGGAGTAGGGCATCGTCCAGCTGGAGGCAGAGAAACAAATGGACGCCTCACCCGCAGATCCACCCGGACGGTCAGGACGAACGGGTCAGGGTGCAGGTGCCCAGCCGCAACTCCTGGACGGCCGCCGCGCGGTCCGTGGGCGTGCGGGCCACGGCAACCACGGCGAGCACCCTTTTGAGCTGGTCAGGCAACTGCTCCAGCGTGCCGGAGGCCAGCACGCCGTTCAGTTCGGGCGCGTCGAGCACGCCGTCCACCACGCATGCCAGGCCCAGGCCGCCCGCGCGGGCGTCGAGCAGATCCAGGGCGATCAGGGTGCCGTGGGCGGCATCGAGGAGCAGCACGCCACGGTCGGCCTGGAACGCCAGGGGCATGCCGGTGGGCGCGGCGGGGTTCAGGCGCAGGGTGGTCGTGAACCGCTCTCGCTCGGCGGTCGTGGCCGTGATCGTCCACACCTGACCGGGCTGCACGGGGAGCACCGCTGCGACTCCCAGCACCGTGCCCAGCAGGCCGCCGACCATACCCCACAGGCCGAGGAACCGGAGGTGAAGGCGTGACAGGCGGGAGGACATGGGTCAGGCTAGCGCTCCGGCACCTGGTGCGGGGTGCAGCAGGCGAGGCGCGGTAGGCTCTGGGTCATGAATGCGAAGGGTGACCTGATCGCGCGTGTGTCGGCACTGGGCCTGGGCGTGCCGACCTTCGAGGCGGAGTCGAGCGGTCCGCCGCATGACCTGACGTTCCGGGCGCGCGTGCTGGTAGGCGGGCAGCCGCTGGGCACGGTCGGTGAGGGCCGCAGCAAGAAGGATGCCGAGCGGATGGCGGCCGAGTCGGCCCTGCGCGCCCTGGATGGCGGCCCGGAGGAGCCCGGCACAGCGCCTCCCTTCCCGGCGGGCCGCTGGCCCATCTACGCGGCGGTGCTGGCCCAGGCGCTCGACGCCGCGCTGGAACTGTCGGACGATCACGCCACGCTCGACGACGTGCGGGTAGACGCCGCGCGGCTGTACCGTGATCTGCTCATGGACCTGGGGCACGGCCCCGAGGATGCGTGACACTGGGGCCATGAAGGATTCCTGGCCCTGGCGCCCCTCGGGCGTGCTGTTCGATATGGACGGCGTGCTCACTGCGAACAACCACCATCACCGGCAGGCCTGGGCCGAAACGGCCCGCAGCGTGCTGAACCTGCACCTCACCGAGGAGGATCTGGACACCAAGGTCGACGGCGGCCGCAACCCGGAGATCATCGAACGCCTGGTGGGCCACGCACCCGACGCCGACCTCGCGGGCCGTTTCGACGATGCCAAGGAAAACCGGTACCGCGAACTGGCCGCCGGCGCCCTGACCGAGGTCGCCGGTCTGAGCGCGTACCTGGACGCCCTGGAGGCGCGCGGCATTCCGTTCTCGCTGGTGACCAGCGCGGGACTCGTGAACGTGGCCTTCGGCATGGAGCAGCTCGGCTTCGGGCACCGCTTCGTGACGCGCGTGACCGGAGAGGACGTGACGCGCGGCAAACCGCACCCGGAACCGTTCCTGCTGGGGGCCGCACGGCTGGGCCTGAACGCCGCCGACTGTCTGGCGCACGAGGACGCGGTGAACGGAGTGCGCAGCGCGGCCGGTGCGGGGTGCCGCGTCGTCGCCCTGACGACCACCGCGCCCGCGCCGGCCCTGCTGGACGCGGGCGCGTCGCTGGCCGTGCCGGATTTCAGCGACTGGGCCGCGTGGCTGGCCTGATACGGATTCCGTCCAATTCCCGGACAGTCGGAACCCCACCGACTGTCCGTCCATCTCCCGGAATCCATAGTCTCTCCTTCTTCCTCCGGTCGGATTTCATCCTGCAGGCTGCGGGATTCCATCGGAGTCCGTGTGAGCTGATGGCCGGGGCCGCGTGAAGGGGGCGGAGGCGGAAGCGCGGGCCGGAGCGCACCTGGCCTCGCTGGGGCGTGAGATCGTGGCCCGCAATTACCGCATTCCCGGCGGCGAGATCGACCTGATCACGCGCGAGGGCGGCACCCTGGTGTTCACGGAAGTCCGGCAGCGGCGGCAGATCCGGTACGGCAGCGCGGCCGAGTCCGTGACCCCGCGCAAGCTCGCCCTGATGCACCGCGCGGCCCTGACGTACCTCACGCGTGAACTGGGCCGCGACGACCTGCCCTGCCGGCTGGAGGTGCTCACCATCGACGGCCCGGCCGAGACCGGCCCCATCACCGTCATTCCGCTGGACGGCTGACCGGCGGGCTCACAGCGATTCGCGCAGGATGGCCGCCAGATCGTCCCGACTGGGCAGGCGGGGCGCGACAGCCAGCAGGCGCTGCTGCTTGAGCGCGCCCTCCACCAGGATGTCGAGATCGGCTGCCGTGTAGCCGAGGTCGCCCAGGCGGGTGGGGGCGCCCACGTCGCGCATCAAGGCCGTCAGGGCGCGCGGCAGGGCCTCGCGGTCACCGGGCTCCTGGGCCTCTCCGGTCAGGAGTTCGGCCGCCCGCACGTGCTTCACGGGATCGGCGGCGAAGGTGTACCGGAAGGCGGCGGGGGCCGTGACGATCACGCTGAAGCCGTGCGGAACGAACTTCTTCGTGCCGGGATAGCCCTCCGGGTGCGCGACATGGCGCAGGCCCGCGATGGGGTACGCGCAGGCATGCGGGATGTGCACGCCCGCCGAGCCGAAGCCCACTCCGGCCATGGTGGCGGCCAGCATCATGGCCCCACGCGCCTCCAGGTCGCCGCTCCCCTGCACGGCGCGGCGCAGGTAAGCACCGCCGGAACGCAGCGCCTCGGCGGACCACAGGTCAGCGACCGGATTGCTGCCCTGGTACGGGGGCCGGGCGGCGGGCGTCTCGGGACGCGGGCGGGTGGTGTAGGGGCGGCTCAGGAAGCTCTCGGCGGCGTGGCAGACCACGTCCAGACCCGCGGCGGCGGTCACGGCGGCGGGCGCCGTGCGGGTCAGTTCCGGATCGACGATCGCCTGAGCAGGCCGCAGCGTGCGGTGGCTGATGCCGGTCTTGATCCCCAGTTCCGGCAGATCCACGATGGCCACGGTCGTCGCCTCGGAGCCGCTGCCGGAGGTCGTGGGAATGGCCAGCAGCGGGCGCAGCGGCCCCGCTGGCATCCGGCCACCCCCGACCGGCGGGTTCACCCAGTCCATGATCTCGCCGCCATGCGTTGTGAGCAGGTTGGCGACCTTCGCGGTGTCGATGGTGCTGCCCCCGCCGATGGCCACGAAGCCGTCCACGTCCGCTGCCCGCGCCGCCTGCACCGCCCGGTTCAGCGCGCCGATCTCCGGTTCCGTGTCCACCTCGTCGTAGAGCACGACCTCCACCCCGGCGTCGCGCAGGCTCTCCAGCACGCCCTGCGCGATCCCGGCGGCCCGCACCTGCGGATCGATGACCACGAAGGCGCGCCGCACGCTCAGGCGGACGAGTTCCCACCCGGCGTCCTCACTGGCGCCGGGGCCGAATTTCACGGGCGTGGCCTCGATGGTGAAGATGCGCTCCCGCGGCGTGCTGTGTGGTGGCGCGCTGTCCATGCTGCCCTCCCGCCCCGACTCCCGCAGGGCCGGGCGCTGTGTACCGATGTCCTTGTCGGCAGGCTAACACCCGCACGAACCGCACTGCAGACGAGTGCCGCCCAGGGCACCGCACCACTGCCCGGAATGGCGGGCGCCCTTGCCGTAGAATCCGCTCATGCGCAGCGCCTACCTCACGGCCGCCCGCGCCCTGCAACTGGGGCGCGAGTGGGCTGTCGAGGGAGACCAGCGCCGGGCGCTCGACGCGTACGAGGAAGCGCTCGCCCTGCTCCGCGTCCTGCCGCCGGAGCGCACGCGGGACGTCCTGCTGGCGCACACGCACCTGGCCTTCTACCAGACGCTCGCCCTGGTCGGAGCGCGGGGCGGGCAGCACCACCTGCACCTGGGCGTCAGTTATGCCCGTGCCACGCGCGATCCGCTGGCGCGCGCGATCGCCGAGGAATGCCTGAGCGGTCTC from Deinococcus sp. KSM4-11 includes these protein-coding regions:
- a CDS encoding putative dsRNA-binding protein, which encodes MNAKGDLIARVSALGLGVPTFEAESSGPPHDLTFRARVLVGGQPLGTVGEGRSKKDAERMAAESALRALDGGPEEPGTAPPFPAGRWPIYAAVLAQALDAALELSDDHATLDDVRVDAARLYRDLLMDLGHGPEDA
- a CDS encoding hydroxyacid-oxoacid transhydrogenase, translated to MDSAPPHSTPRERIFTIEATPVKFGPGASEDAGWELVRLSVRRAFVVIDPQVRAAGIAQGVLESLRDAGVEVVLYDEVDTEPEIGALNRAVQAARAADVDGFVAIGGGSTIDTAKVANLLTTHGGEIMDWVNPPVGGGRMPAGPLRPLLAIPTTSGSGSEATTVAIVDLPELGIKTGISHRTLRPAQAIVDPELTRTAPAAVTAAAGLDVVCHAAESFLSRPYTTRPRPETPAARPPYQGSNPVADLWSAEALRSGGAYLRRAVQGSGDLEARGAMMLAATMAGVGFGSAGVHIPHACAYPIAGLRHVAHPEGYPGTKKFVPHGFSVIVTAPAAFRYTFAADPVKHVRAAELLTGEAQEPGDREALPRALTALMRDVGAPTRLGDLGYTAADLDILVEGALKQQRLLAVAPRLPSRDDLAAILRESL
- a CDS encoding YraN family protein, which codes for MKGAEAEARAGAHLASLGREIVARNYRIPGGEIDLITREGGTLVFTEVRQRRQIRYGSAAESVTPRKLALMHRAALTYLTRELGRDDLPCRLEVLTIDGPAETGPITVIPLDG
- a CDS encoding HAD family phosphatase, giving the protein MKDSWPWRPSGVLFDMDGVLTANNHHHRQAWAETARSVLNLHLTEEDLDTKVDGGRNPEIIERLVGHAPDADLAGRFDDAKENRYRELAAGALTEVAGLSAYLDALEARGIPFSLVTSAGLVNVAFGMEQLGFGHRFVTRVTGEDVTRGKPHPEPFLLGAARLGLNAADCLAHEDAVNGVRSAAGAGCRVVALTTTAPAPALLDAGASLAVPDFSDWAAWLA